In Peromyscus eremicus chromosome 15, PerEre_H2_v1, whole genome shotgun sequence, a genomic segment contains:
- the LOC131924919 gene encoding forkhead box protein C1-like produces MSAILPALMIMERTSETRETPEERAYRYRLATCLLGPPALWPRARREAGEEVGPVSQLRARQRSGHGRGASPASGRALGLVTQSFPPGHALRRPRPASLTTPSTPLAPPREEEPRLHLRPRLRGGPESEEEEGDEDNERRAVEDAEEEGEADQQDGPCCRSSLSSSRWGAGGGAGGGGYGRAPAAWDRVRVDGGSGGGGGCRDGDDGRRDSELRGAAARTSAVIFHTMC; encoded by the exons atgtctgccattcTCCCAGCCTTAATGATAATGGaacgaacctctgaaact CGCGAGACTCCGGAGGAGCGAGCGTACAGATACCGCCTGGCCACTTGCCTGCTGGGACCGCCGGCACTGTGGCCACGGGCCCGGCGGGAGGCGGGGGAGGAGGTGGGACCAGTTTCTCAGCTCAGGGCGCGACAGCGCTCGGGACACGGGCGGGGCGCGTCGCCGGCTTCGGGCAGGGCGTTGGGGCTGGTGACTCAGAGCTTCCCTCCGGGCCACGCCCTTCGCCGGCCACGCCCCGCGTCGTTAACCACGCCCTCCACTCCGTTGGCCCCACCCCGTGAGGAGGAGCCTCGCCTTCATCTCCGCCCCAGACTCCGGGGCGGGCCGGAgtctgaggaagaggaaggggacgAGGACAACGAGCGACGGGCGGTGGAGGACgcggaggaggaaggggaggccgACCAACAAGATGGCCCCTGCTGCAGGAgcagcctcagcagcagcaggtggGGGGCTGGAGGCGGCGCTGGCGGTGGCGGCTATGGCCGTGCTCCCGCGGCCTGGGACAGAGTCAGAGTCGATGGTggcagcggtggcggcggcggctgccGCGACGGTGACGACGGCCGTAGGGACTCGGAGCTGAGAGGAGCTGCTGCTCGGACCAGCGCG